From the genome of Bradyrhizobium elkanii USDA 76, one region includes:
- a CDS encoding DUF4424 domain-containing protein: protein MIVLLAATGWPARANDSAAELSIGGLQFVRTKDVAMASEELRIGLDRVSVRYQFVNQTSKPVALTVAFPLPDIDLSEAENIAFPSSDPVNFVAFETRIDGNAVPLTIDQRAMVGNKDVTALLRQFKLPLLPLGDREIRVADLPATTRTKLIDDGLLMPAGMSDNGRQQYTPGWITKTSAVREQVFPAARTVTVEHQYRPSVGSSPDTVLRSGLRRSAALGPEVERYRRDYCVTDAFLAELDKRTGDSQANTAKLQERRISYVLKTGANWAGPIRSFTLTIDPGGDDRLVSFCPGHLKPSSADNARQFTASDFKPDADLKILMIGRF, encoded by the coding sequence ATGATCGTTCTGTTGGCCGCAACCGGCTGGCCTGCGCGGGCGAACGATTCGGCGGCAGAATTGTCCATCGGCGGGCTGCAATTCGTCCGCACCAAGGACGTGGCCATGGCGAGCGAGGAGCTTCGAATCGGGCTGGACCGGGTCAGCGTTCGCTACCAATTCGTCAACCAGACGAGCAAGCCGGTTGCGCTCACCGTTGCCTTTCCGCTGCCCGACATCGATTTGTCCGAAGCCGAGAACATTGCGTTTCCATCGAGCGATCCAGTCAACTTCGTCGCGTTCGAAACCAGGATCGACGGCAACGCGGTGCCGCTGACCATCGACCAGCGCGCCATGGTCGGCAACAAGGACGTCACCGCCCTCCTCCGTCAGTTCAAACTGCCTTTGCTGCCGCTCGGTGATCGGGAGATCCGGGTCGCCGACCTGCCGGCGACAACCCGCACGAAGCTGATCGATGATGGCCTTCTGATGCCTGCCGGCATGAGCGACAACGGTCGCCAGCAATATACGCCCGGCTGGATAACCAAGACGTCCGCCGTTCGCGAGCAGGTGTTTCCAGCGGCGCGTACCGTCACCGTCGAACATCAATATCGCCCGAGCGTCGGCTCCAGCCCTGACACGGTCCTGCGCTCGGGCCTGCGTCGCAGCGCAGCGCTAGGTCCGGAAGTCGAGCGGTACCGGAGAGACTATTGCGTTACGGACGCGTTCCTTGCCGAATTGGACAAGCGCACAGGTGACAGCCAGGCCAATACCGCAAAGCTGCAGGAGCGGCGCATTTCCTACGTGCTCAAGACGGGCGCGAACTGGGCGGGACCAATCCGGTCCTTCACGTTGACGATCGATCCGGGCGGCGACGACCGTCTGGTCAGTTTTTGTCCGGGGCATCTCAAGCCGTCATCTGCCGACAACGCGCGGCAGTTCACGGCGAGCGACTTCAAGCCGGATGCCGACCTGAAGATCCTGATGATCGGCAGATTCTGA
- a CDS encoding caspase family protein, with protein MRTFKGFDRRTGWLCAAILLAALIGLPLQRAHAAGELSISNPDGAALRALVIGIDDYQHVRKLKGAVADANDIVSSLRTMGVSDVVELTNAQADRASVLREISSLVERTKNNDLVFLSIAGHGTQEPERIKGSEPDGMENVFLLPEFATTPAGSVERILGSEFNHFIRQFELRGARVIFVADTCHGGGMVRDIDPRAAEMSFRQVPRYTLLVDELKPVSSSDDPKSELDLDHTAFIAAVDRHTKAPEVRIPGIDGLRGALSYAVARAVEGNADINHDGKVTLKELFSNVRQVVYQLSDQRQNIVTVSSPAQTPETEVAFELTRGVVLIQGTAARAASGQVANVVSAEKQIPAPPAVTAKSQTAPTSAAATAPAAPSAALPPFRLTTPIRLAALDGKMNYFTSVKPQDASVQAVQPTDNPDLIWDPVSHDVIAWGDVVAYGVDVGGLTTVVNRTAAIRELKRMATKSPQLMRIWPDDRQQRSGQTVEVELSDVGSRAVLLFNVSGDGTIQMLYPVGSDAALARSANLRLPLRVGEPFGAEQIVAVTSQQRMVDLETVLMQLNRRRASGQVIKSLERYLPADARIASIGFFSVP; from the coding sequence ATGCGAACGTTCAAGGGCTTTGATCGAAGGACCGGTTGGCTGTGTGCCGCCATCCTGCTCGCTGCGTTGATCGGCCTGCCACTCCAGCGCGCGCATGCGGCGGGTGAGCTGTCGATAAGCAATCCTGACGGTGCGGCTCTCCGGGCGCTCGTCATCGGGATCGACGACTACCAGCATGTGCGCAAGTTGAAGGGCGCGGTCGCCGACGCCAATGACATCGTGTCGAGCTTGAGGACCATGGGCGTCAGCGATGTGGTCGAGCTGACCAATGCACAGGCCGACAGGGCGAGCGTGCTGCGCGAGATCAGCTCACTGGTGGAGCGGACAAAGAACAACGATCTCGTCTTCCTGTCGATCGCGGGCCACGGCACGCAGGAGCCGGAGCGGATCAAAGGCTCCGAACCGGACGGAATGGAGAACGTGTTCCTGCTGCCCGAATTCGCGACCACGCCAGCCGGGTCGGTCGAGCGTATTCTGGGAAGCGAATTCAACCATTTCATCCGGCAGTTCGAATTGCGCGGCGCAAGGGTGATCTTCGTCGCGGATACCTGCCATGGCGGCGGAATGGTGCGCGATATCGATCCGCGTGCGGCTGAGATGAGCTTTCGACAGGTGCCGCGCTACACGCTGCTGGTCGATGAATTGAAGCCGGTGTCGAGCAGCGACGACCCGAAGTCCGAACTCGATCTCGACCACACCGCGTTCATCGCCGCGGTCGATCGGCACACCAAGGCTCCGGAAGTGCGGATTCCCGGGATCGATGGCCTGCGCGGCGCCCTGAGTTATGCCGTCGCGCGCGCCGTGGAGGGCAACGCGGACATCAATCATGATGGCAAGGTGACTTTGAAGGAGCTTTTCAGCAATGTCCGGCAGGTGGTCTATCAGCTGTCCGACCAGCGCCAGAACATCGTGACGGTATCGTCGCCGGCACAGACGCCGGAAACCGAGGTCGCCTTCGAATTGACGCGCGGCGTGGTGCTGATCCAGGGGACGGCCGCGAGAGCTGCCTCCGGCCAGGTTGCCAACGTCGTGTCCGCCGAGAAACAGATCCCTGCGCCACCGGCCGTTACGGCCAAGTCGCAAACTGCTCCAACCAGTGCCGCTGCGACCGCCCCGGCCGCGCCCAGTGCCGCACTGCCGCCGTTCCGCCTCACCACGCCGATCCGCCTGGCGGCGCTTGACGGCAAGATGAACTATTTCACCAGCGTCAAGCCACAGGACGCCAGCGTGCAGGCCGTTCAACCGACTGATAATCCCGACCTGATCTGGGATCCCGTATCCCATGACGTGATTGCCTGGGGCGACGTCGTGGCCTATGGCGTTGACGTTGGCGGCTTGACGACAGTTGTCAACCGAACCGCGGCAATCCGGGAGCTGAAGCGCATGGCGACGAAGTCGCCGCAGCTGATGCGTATCTGGCCGGATGATCGACAGCAGCGCAGCGGACAGACCGTCGAGGTCGAATTGTCCGACGTCGGTTCACGGGCGGTGCTGCTGTTCAACGTGTCCGGCGATGGAACTATCCAAATGCTGTATCCGGTGGGGTCCGATGCCGCGCTGGCTCGATCGGCAAATCTGCGGCTGCCTCTCCGGGTGGGCGAGCCGTTCGGTGCCGAGCAGATCGTTGCGGTGACCTCGCAGCAGCGGATGGTCGATCTGGAGACGGTCCTGATGCAGCTCAACCGGCGTCGTGCCTCGGGGCAGGTGATCAAGAGTCTGGAGCGCTATCTGCCGGCTGACGCGCGGATCGCGTCAATCGGCTTTTTCAGCGTTCCCTGA
- a CDS encoding DUF4384 domain-containing protein, with translation MSPAKLFSRKQSWLALVPLLAGSGVACAAPPPSAFPSAATNVSLLWHVQAPRGPANAAGVTLEILPGPTVNIGGKVSFGVTARKPGYLMLVDVDAEGRMSQIFPTAELLAQSVGPDMNLVKPGVQFIVPTPAAQQRGFEYVVAPPAGSAVIVAILSERRVQLLDLPDIQRKLQGPADTLSYLSDWTSQLRIPEGGGGRLLPNNWSFDIKSYSIK, from the coding sequence ATGTCGCCAGCGAAACTGTTTTCCCGGAAGCAATCCTGGCTCGCGCTCGTACCGTTGCTGGCGGGAAGTGGGGTCGCGTGCGCGGCGCCGCCGCCATCGGCATTTCCATCTGCAGCGACGAACGTTTCCTTGCTCTGGCACGTACAGGCCCCGCGCGGCCCGGCAAATGCTGCCGGCGTGACGCTTGAGATCCTGCCGGGTCCAACTGTCAACATTGGCGGCAAGGTGTCATTCGGCGTAACCGCCCGGAAGCCCGGCTATCTGATGCTGGTGGATGTGGATGCGGAAGGGCGGATGAGCCAGATCTTTCCGACTGCCGAGCTATTGGCGCAGTCGGTCGGACCCGACATGAATCTTGTGAAGCCTGGCGTCCAATTCATTGTTCCGACCCCGGCGGCTCAGCAGCGTGGATTTGAATATGTCGTCGCGCCGCCGGCCGGGTCCGCTGTGATCGTTGCGATCCTGAGCGAGCGACGTGTGCAATTGCTCGATTTGCCAGACATTCAGCGCAAGCTTCAGGGGCCGGCCGACACGTTGAGCTACCTGTCGGATTGGACCAGTCAGCTGCGGATACCGGAGGGCGGCGGCGGAAGACTGTTGCCGAACAATTGGTCGTTCGACATCAAATCATACTCCATCAAGTAG